One segment of Paenibacillus rhizovicinus DNA contains the following:
- a CDS encoding Gfo/Idh/MocA family protein translates to MNQKLKLIQAGIGGHGGGVARHFVRHSEDFELVGLLDLNRDALRAAGTEFGIPEERLYTDYRAAIAESGADAMLLVVISPAHYEIAKCALEHGLHVLIEKPFTLTLSDAEELVTLAEKQGCNIMINQNYRYNTAVLTLKGALADAALGKPLFVQSRFFCDHDGKPYQRAMDNYTLLEMSVHHVDMIRFLLDTDIVAVNGRTWNDPASGYQGDPHVQATYDTEAGVPVFYLGSLLAKGVADPWDGVWRFQFERGAVHLDDLGEGYGVYAADAGQQVRKLTNAVNEKDSIHGVLAEFAASIREGRAPAISGADNLRTLAALFATAASSREGRTVRISELLTPSN, encoded by the coding sequence GTGAATCAAAAATTGAAATTGATCCAAGCCGGCATAGGCGGCCATGGGGGCGGCGTGGCGCGTCATTTCGTCCGGCATTCCGAAGACTTCGAACTCGTGGGGCTGCTCGATCTGAATCGGGATGCCTTGCGCGCGGCGGGAACCGAGTTCGGTATCCCGGAGGAACGGCTGTATACCGATTATCGCGCCGCCATCGCTGAGTCGGGCGCCGATGCGATGCTGCTCGTCGTCATCTCGCCGGCGCACTACGAGATCGCCAAGTGCGCGCTGGAACACGGCCTGCACGTGCTGATCGAGAAACCGTTCACGCTGACGCTCTCCGATGCGGAGGAGCTTGTGACGCTTGCTGAGAAGCAGGGATGCAACATCATGATCAATCAGAACTACCGCTACAACACGGCTGTGCTTACCTTGAAAGGGGCGCTCGCGGACGCGGCGCTCGGGAAGCCGTTATTCGTGCAATCCCGCTTCTTCTGCGACCATGACGGGAAACCTTACCAGCGGGCGATGGACAACTATACGCTCCTGGAAATGTCGGTCCATCACGTCGATATGATTCGCTTCCTGCTGGACACGGATATCGTCGCCGTCAACGGCCGGACCTGGAACGATCCCGCCAGCGGCTATCAAGGCGATCCGCATGTGCAGGCGACGTACGATACGGAAGCGGGCGTTCCCGTATTTTATCTCGGCAGCCTGCTGGCCAAGGGCGTCGCGGATCCGTGGGATGGCGTCTGGCGCTTCCAATTCGAGCGCGGCGCGGTCCATCTTGACGATCTAGGCGAAGGCTACGGCGTGTATGCGGCCGATGCGGGGCAACAAGTTCGGAAGCTGACGAACGCAGTCAACGAGAAGGACAGCATCCACGGGGTATTGGCCGAATTCGCGGCATCGATCCGCGAGGGAAGGGCACCGGCGATTTCCGGAGCGGACAACCTCCGCACGCTGGCGGCGCTGTTCGCGACGGCGGCTTCCTCGCGGGAAGGCAGGACGGTTCGAATCAGCGAATTGTTGACGCCGTCGAACTAA
- a CDS encoding DUF5412 family protein, with protein sequence MPGMMEETDLLRDDTMRKLVKFITIIGICLVLIAAYVFYRQQTNDFGYTEGTPFDAPLASPNGEYSAQAFYRYYGGAAGGTMMFVNITDHRHEDAVRTIYYEQTHHTPTISWADNRTLAITNPSDYENYDAVLDVTTDVYDATGRACRAYKIKKKFHCVTESK encoded by the coding sequence ATGCCGGGTATGATGGAGGAAACTGATTTACTAAGGGATGACACCATGCGAAAACTTGTAAAATTCATCACGATTATTGGCATATGCCTTGTTTTGATTGCCGCTTATGTGTTCTATCGCCAGCAAACCAATGACTTTGGTTATACGGAAGGTACGCCCTTTGATGCACCTCTTGCGTCACCGAACGGGGAATATAGTGCCCAAGCATTCTATCGGTATTATGGCGGTGCCGCTGGCGGAACGATGATGTTCGTGAATATTACGGATCATCGGCATGAGGATGCCGTTCGAACGATCTATTACGAACAAACGCATCATACGCCGACGATCAGCTGGGCGGATAATCGTACGCTTGCGATTACAAACCCATCCGACTATGAGAATTACGATGCTGTATTAGACGTGACCACCGACGTGTACGATGCGACTGGGAGAGCGTGCCGCGCCTATAAAATAAAGAAAAAATTCCATTGCGTTACGGAAAGTAAGTAA
- a CDS encoding phosphotransferase family protein, whose amino-acid sequence MKDAARLFDFQALNEDMVKRLFATFDPRANITQVSALTKGMSTSNYALWTDSGGKYVLRIYPPNNDHCRIEVAAYRYAKEKLSAPEIFFFDDSKQLVPFSYLIMAFIEGSTLGDFIEGNAGCPDPVIHRIGSSLALLHQTEYPHMALLDEQLQTAEQLEPFESQYYTLLNGQAGSHIEPSTKEKCLQFLTDHAGLVGRIADKHAFSHGDFIFSNIMIRPSLEPCFIDYEYCFAAPVFYDIGKFFRTRTQVERYIGADTVAAFQEGYNREAREPLPEKWYELSKLADISTMLHLINKPRIPDGWGMAIDGEIDRNLELLRAGG is encoded by the coding sequence GTGAAAGACGCAGCGAGATTGTTCGATTTTCAAGCGCTGAACGAAGACATGGTGAAGAGGCTGTTCGCCACGTTCGACCCCAGGGCCAACATTACCCAAGTCTCGGCCTTAACGAAAGGCATGAGCACGAGCAATTATGCTTTATGGACAGACAGCGGCGGCAAGTATGTATTGCGGATTTATCCCCCTAACAACGATCATTGCCGAATTGAAGTGGCGGCGTACCGGTATGCGAAAGAAAAGCTAAGTGCCCCTGAAATTTTCTTCTTCGATGACAGCAAGCAGCTTGTCCCTTTTTCGTACCTGATCATGGCATTTATTGAAGGCTCAACGTTAGGGGATTTTATTGAGGGGAACGCGGGATGTCCTGACCCTGTCATCCATCGAATCGGCAGTTCGCTTGCCTTGCTGCATCAAACCGAATATCCGCACATGGCGCTGTTAGACGAGCAATTGCAGACCGCGGAACAACTGGAACCCTTCGAGAGCCAATATTACACGCTGCTAAACGGCCAAGCAGGGTCCCACATTGAACCTTCGACGAAAGAGAAATGTCTGCAATTCCTAACGGATCACGCTGGATTGGTCGGGCGGATTGCGGACAAGCATGCGTTCTCGCATGGGGACTTCATATTCTCCAATATTATGATCAGGCCTTCGTTGGAGCCTTGTTTTATCGATTACGAGTATTGTTTCGCTGCGCCCGTCTTTTATGACATCGGAAAATTCTTCAGGACAAGAACGCAAGTCGAGCGCTATATCGGCGCAGACACCGTGGCCGCCTTCCAGGAAGGCTACAACCGTGAGGCGAGAGAACCTTTGCCCGAGAAATGGTACGAACTTTCCAAGCTTGCCGATATCTCTACCATGCTTCACCTCATCAACAAACCGCGAATTCCGGACGGATGGGGAATGGCCATCGATGGCGAGATCGATAGGAATTTGGAACTGTTACGGGCTGGAGGTTAA
- a CDS encoding zinc ribbon domain-containing protein — protein sequence MECPWCNHEVEIVKGRCPRCRNKLYEVTEEDFISDPLSENDSESFATEELSIIAVIEDNFKCAKCKGSECSVKEIAMTGAGVSKLFDIQYNHYLFVSCMNCGFVEVYDPDVLEGHKIGKLGTVMDILFGS from the coding sequence ATGGAATGTCCTTGGTGCAATCATGAGGTGGAAATTGTCAAAGGAAGATGCCCGCGCTGCCGGAATAAACTGTACGAAGTCACGGAAGAGGATTTTATATCGGACCCGCTCAGTGAGAACGACTCCGAATCCTTCGCGACGGAGGAATTAAGCATTATTGCGGTCATCGAGGACAACTTCAAGTGCGCGAAATGCAAAGGAAGCGAGTGCAGCGTGAAGGAGATCGCAATGACGGGTGCGGGCGTGAGTAAATTGTTCGATATCCAGTACAACCATTATTTGTTCGTATCGTGCATGAATTGCGGGTTTGTGGAGGTCTATGACCCTGATGTTCTGGAAGGCCATAAGATTGGAAAACTTGGAACCGTGATGGATATATTATTTGGAAGTTAG
- a CDS encoding DEAD/DEAH box helicase family protein, with the protein MIIMINGAFGIGKTSVANKLWNSMMNSMIYDPEVVGYMLRNMIPEELRTPDERTDNFQDMELWKILVVQVAELLYKKYRKSLIVPMTIYNKDYFRYIYEGFKQIDPHTYHFCLIGSEETIGERLRNRGESEGNWCFQQIGKCLEAYQDPCFEDFIRTDDVSVDDIVQTIETRLTKPSS; encoded by the coding sequence ATGATTATCATGATAAATGGAGCATTCGGGATTGGGAAAACCTCCGTTGCCAATAAACTTTGGAATTCCATGATGAATAGCATGATTTATGACCCTGAAGTAGTGGGCTATATGTTGCGTAACATGATTCCCGAAGAACTACGAACACCGGATGAACGAACGGACAATTTTCAAGACATGGAATTGTGGAAAATCCTCGTGGTGCAAGTCGCGGAGCTGCTGTATAAGAAATATAGGAAAAGCTTGATTGTGCCGATGACAATCTATAACAAAGACTATTTTCGCTACATATACGAGGGCTTTAAGCAAATTGATCCTCATACGTATCACTTTTGCTTGATTGGGAGTGAAGAAACGATAGGTGAACGCCTCCGAAATCGCGGGGAGTCCGAAGGGAATTGGTGTTTTCAGCAGATCGGAAAATGTTTGGAAGCCTATCAGGATCCCTGTTTCGAAGATTTTATTCGGACTGATGATGTAAGTGTAGATGACATCGTGCAAACGATTGAAACCAGATTGACTAAGCCCAGCTCATAA
- a CDS encoding NUDIX domain-containing protein, whose protein sequence is MKIIREEKDVKGLPTPNETQSVLTDVLPRRELITCSFVLAFQEDALLLTNLNERGWDIPGGHIEPGETPIEAMIRELYEETGAIIDSPQVLGYERIRLYNKPENYKYPYPDSYMVFYWARIIRLDEFQHTFESNGRGLFGPEDACKVAWVKENPAFYEEGLRRTANDR, encoded by the coding sequence ATGAAAATTATACGAGAAGAGAAAGACGTTAAAGGCCTCCCTACGCCTAATGAAACACAGTCGGTATTGACTGATGTCCTTCCTCGTCGAGAACTGATCACCTGCTCGTTTGTTCTTGCATTTCAGGAAGATGCCTTGCTATTGACGAATTTGAATGAAAGAGGCTGGGATATTCCCGGGGGGCATATTGAACCTGGGGAAACGCCAATCGAGGCCATGATAAGGGAATTGTATGAAGAAACGGGTGCAATAATCGATTCTCCCCAAGTTCTCGGCTATGAACGGATAAGATTATATAACAAGCCAGAGAACTATAAGTACCCTTATCCAGATAGCTATATGGTCTTTTATTGGGCAAGAATCATAAGACTCGATGAATTTCAGCATACATTTGAATCTAACGGAAGAGGGCTTTTCGGGCCAGAAGATGCATGTAAAGTTGCTTGGGTTAAAGAAAATCCAGCTTTCTATGAAGAAGGATTAAGAAGAACAGCTAATGATAGATGA
- a CDS encoding carbohydrate ABC transporter permease — MNTTEAGLAARQSTGSRTRQAKPFLSTAWKDNMTGYLFMAPSLVLFAVFLFYPLVKSLYLSLCLTDPRGRVAAFVGLDNFTSLFQAEAFWNSLLVTLKFTALTVPSGLFAALLLAALTHGKLRGMPLFRFVFSLPTALSVSTSSVIWMMLFHPTTGTLNYFLTRLGLNPVQWLTDPAWALISVSIMTVWMNIGFQFIVLLSGLQGIADDIFDSARIDGSGPFRTFFQIIMPLLSPTLFFLSVVSIMGAFQSFGQINILTKGGPAGSTEVFVYSIYKEAFVNYQFGTGSAYALVLFAIIMLLTFLQFRFAERKVHYH; from the coding sequence ATGAATACGACGGAAGCGGGGCTGGCCGCGCGGCAGAGCACGGGAAGCCGGACGCGGCAGGCGAAGCCGTTCCTATCGACTGCTTGGAAAGACAATATGACAGGATATTTGTTCATGGCGCCTTCGCTTGTGTTGTTCGCGGTATTTCTGTTCTATCCCCTCGTGAAGTCGCTGTACTTGAGTCTCTGCCTGACGGATCCGCGCGGCCGGGTGGCGGCGTTCGTCGGACTGGATAACTTTACGTCGCTGTTTCAAGCCGAGGCGTTCTGGAACAGCCTGCTCGTTACGCTCAAATTCACCGCCCTCACCGTGCCGTCGGGATTGTTCGCGGCGTTGTTGCTCGCGGCCTTGACGCATGGCAAACTGCGCGGCATGCCGCTATTCCGGTTCGTCTTCTCGCTGCCGACGGCGCTGTCCGTCAGCACCTCGTCCGTCATCTGGATGATGCTGTTCCATCCGACGACGGGCACCTTGAATTATTTTCTGACGCGCTTGGGGTTGAATCCCGTGCAGTGGCTCACCGATCCGGCTTGGGCGCTGATCTCGGTGTCGATTATGACGGTCTGGATGAACATCGGTTTCCAATTTATCGTGCTGCTGAGCGGTTTGCAAGGGATCGCGGACGATATATTCGACAGCGCGCGCATCGACGGTTCAGGCCCGTTCCGCACCTTCTTCCAGATCATCATGCCGCTGCTGTCGCCGACGCTCTTCTTCTTGTCGGTCGTCTCGATCATGGGCGCGTTCCAATCGTTCGGACAGATCAATATTTTGACTAAAGGCGGGCCCGCCGGCTCGACGGAAGTCTTCGTCTATTCGATCTATAAGGAAGCATTCGTCAATTATCAATTCGGAACGGGCAGCGCGTATGCCTTGGTGCTGTTCGCCATCATCATGCTGCTGACGTTTCTGCAGTTCCGATTCGCCGAGAGGAAGGTGCATTACCATTGA
- a CDS encoding carbohydrate ABC transporter permease — translation MNGRTIGRIALYAVIAAAALAVLYPLAYTALASFMTPDESAQYPPKMFPSHLYFGSFREVLELVPLQTFLMNSFIVSIAIMVGQAITAAMAAYAFVYVPFRGRAFWFALFVSTMMIPWEVTVIPNYLTVKSWGWLDSYQGLIVPFIASGFSVFLLRQFFLQLPRELFEAARIDGCGHVRHLARIVLPLSRPALASLGVYAFLNAWNMYLWPLLVTNSDAKRTVQIGISMLQFQEVTVWNLVLAGVTLVLLPSLLLLALGLKQLVRGLTAGAVKG, via the coding sequence CTGAACGGCCGAACGATCGGCCGGATCGCGCTGTACGCCGTGATCGCGGCAGCGGCGCTCGCCGTGCTGTATCCGCTCGCGTACACGGCGCTCGCTTCGTTCATGACGCCTGACGAATCGGCGCAATATCCGCCGAAAATGTTTCCGTCGCATCTCTACTTCGGCAGTTTCCGCGAGGTGCTCGAGCTCGTGCCGCTGCAGACGTTCCTGATGAACAGCTTCATCGTCTCGATTGCCATCATGGTCGGCCAGGCCATAACTGCCGCGATGGCGGCATACGCTTTCGTCTATGTGCCGTTTCGCGGCAGGGCATTCTGGTTCGCGCTATTCGTGTCCACCATGATGATTCCATGGGAAGTGACGGTCATACCGAATTATTTGACGGTCAAATCCTGGGGCTGGCTCGATTCTTATCAAGGGTTGATCGTGCCGTTCATCGCTTCCGGCTTCAGCGTGTTTCTGCTGCGGCAGTTCTTCCTTCAGCTGCCCCGCGAGCTGTTCGAGGCGGCGCGGATCGACGGATGCGGCCATGTCCGACATTTGGCGCGGATCGTGCTGCCGCTCTCCCGTCCGGCGCTCGCGTCGCTGGGGGTCTATGCGTTCCTGAACGCCTGGAATATGTATTTGTGGCCGCTGCTCGTGACGAACTCCGACGCCAAGCGGACCGTTCAGATCGGCATCAGCATGCTGCAGTTTCAAGAAGTAACGGTATGGAATTTGGTGTTGGCAGGCGTAACGCTCGTCCTGCTGCCGTCGCTGCTGCTGCTTGCCCTGGGGCTGAAACAGCTCGTCCGCGGCTTGACCGCGGGAGCGGTGAAAGGCTGA
- a CDS encoding ABC transporter substrate-binding protein, with translation MSKKALKQHAALPLAMAGLTIMLAACGNNAGNGNNAASGNNANKPAETTATNANANAAAGDNAATNAASGEQSKEPVKVVWWHSMSGELGKAVTQLVADFNASHPDVQVEEAYQGTYDDSLNKLKASMDSKSGPTLIQVYEIGSKFMIDSKAITPIQDFIDTDNYDISSLEENILGYYTFNGKLYSMPFNTSNPILYYNKDMFKAAGLDPEKPPTTYEEVKNAAKALTKDGKTGASFAIYGWFMEQLFANQGADYLNNGNGRSGTASESLVNSDTGVKTLTWWKDLVDSKVALNLGRKTDDTKKAFLAGQIGMTLDSTAGLRGYVDGAKDKFEVGTGFLPKPEGAQDGGVVVGGASNWIMNNKPVEEQKAAWEFIKYLAQPDVQAKWHINTGYFPITKKAYDEQIVKDNMAAYPQFKTAVDQLHATKLSTATQGAVMGVFPEARQVVESAIESAFSGTDPKKALDGAAKDITAKIDTYNKTTK, from the coding sequence ATGAGCAAGAAAGCTTTGAAACAGCACGCGGCACTGCCGCTGGCAATGGCGGGTCTGACGATCATGCTTGCCGCTTGCGGCAACAACGCGGGTAACGGCAATAACGCAGCTAGCGGCAACAACGCGAACAAGCCGGCGGAGACGACAGCGACGAATGCGAACGCGAACGCGGCTGCCGGGGACAACGCGGCGACGAACGCCGCAAGCGGCGAGCAGAGCAAGGAACCGGTCAAAGTCGTCTGGTGGCATTCGATGAGCGGCGAGCTGGGCAAAGCGGTTACGCAGCTCGTTGCCGACTTTAACGCTTCGCATCCCGATGTTCAGGTAGAAGAAGCGTACCAAGGCACGTATGACGACAGCCTGAACAAGCTGAAAGCTTCCATGGACTCCAAGTCCGGGCCGACGCTCATCCAAGTGTACGAGATCGGCTCCAAATTCATGATCGACTCCAAAGCCATCACGCCGATTCAGGATTTCATCGATACGGACAATTACGACATCTCCAGCTTGGAAGAAAACATCCTTGGTTACTATACGTTCAACGGCAAGCTGTACTCCATGCCGTTCAATACGTCCAATCCGATTCTGTATTACAACAAAGACATGTTCAAAGCAGCAGGCCTGGATCCCGAGAAGCCGCCGACTACGTACGAGGAAGTGAAGAATGCGGCCAAGGCGTTGACGAAGGACGGCAAAACGGGCGCATCGTTCGCCATCTACGGCTGGTTCATGGAGCAGCTCTTCGCCAACCAGGGCGCGGATTACCTCAATAACGGCAACGGCCGTTCAGGCACCGCCTCGGAATCGCTGGTCAACAGCGATACGGGCGTGAAGACATTGACGTGGTGGAAGGACCTCGTCGACAGCAAAGTGGCGTTGAACCTGGGCCGCAAGACGGACGATACGAAGAAGGCGTTCCTGGCCGGTCAAATCGGCATGACGCTCGACTCGACGGCAGGCCTGCGCGGATACGTCGACGGCGCCAAGGACAAGTTCGAGGTCGGCACGGGATTCCTGCCGAAGCCGGAAGGCGCGCAGGACGGCGGCGTGGTCGTCGGAGGCGCGAGCAACTGGATCATGAACAACAAGCCGGTTGAAGAGCAGAAGGCGGCATGGGAATTCATTAAATATTTGGCCCAGCCGGACGTTCAAGCGAAGTGGCATATCAACACCGGCTACTTCCCGATTACGAAGAAAGCCTATGACGAGCAAATCGTCAAAGACAACATGGCGGCCTACCCGCAGTTCAAGACGGCCGTCGACCAGCTGCACGCGACGAAGCTGAGCACCGCCACGCAAGGCGCCGTCATGGGCGTGTTCCCCGAAGCGCGCCAAGTCGTCGAGAGCGCGATCGAATCCGCATTCAGCGGGACGGATCCGAAGAAGGCGCTTGACGGCGCTGCCAAGGACATTACGGCGAAGATCGATACGTACAATAAGACGACGAAGTAA